The genomic interval CAGGCAAACATTCCTTATCTCTGGATGCCAATTAAAGGAGGTACTGTTCCCAATCAGGAACAACTTCAGGAATTACAAAACTTTATTGATACTCAAAATAATCTAAATAACGCAGTCGCCGTTCATTGTACGAATGGGCGACGACGGACGGGAACAACTTTGGCCGCTTATCTAATTAGTACGGGTATGTCGTATGAGGATGCCATTCAAACCATTTACAGTGCAAACCCTGAAATCGAACTCAGAGACGCTCAAACCTCTTTTTTGCGAGAGTTGGCAGGAGAGTAACCACGCCATGACTCACGAGTTCTGGTTAGGAACTGCTAAAGCATTAGTTTAGCAGTTATAAAAAATTTTTGCCGAATCAATCAATTTTTCTTAAAATGATTGATAGTGTTTGTTAAGTTAGCCTGAAGCTCGGTTTCATCAAATTGCCGTTCAGAGGCAAGCGATGCTTTCATTTTCGGCAATTTACGTCAAAATTCACTAGAAGTCAGTTCTCTTTAAATTTTAGAAGGAAATTTTGATGGGTACACACAAGCCGCACATCCGTACAACTCAAGTAAAAGCTGGGAATAATCTTAGTTTTTTTGAAAAGTACCTTACCGTTTGGGTCTTTTTATGCATTATTGTGGGAATCGCACTGGGAAGATTTTTCCCTGGGGTAGCAGTGGCTCTAGATAGTATGAGCATTTACCAGGTGTCTATTCCAATTGCTGTATGCTTATTCTTCATGATGTATCCCATCATGGTGAAGATTGATTTTTCTCAAGCGGCAAATGCCATTCGTACTCCCAAACCAGTTATTCTTACTTTGGTGGTGAACTGGTTAATTAAACCCTTCACAATGGTGGTATTCGCACAGTTTTTTTTAGGGTGGTTATTCCGTCCTCTCATCGCTGGCACTGACATTATTAGAGGCACTGACGTTGCACTTTCTAATTCTTATATTGCAGGTACAATTTTACTCGGTATAGCTCCTTGTACGGCAATGGTACTCATGTGGGGATATCTTTCCTATGGCAATCAGGGACATACTTTGGTGATGGTGGCAGTAAATTCTTTAGCAATGCTGTTTTTATATGCTCCTCTAGGTAGATGGTTGTTAGCAGCAAATGATTTGACAGTACCGTGGCAAACAATATTTTTGTCGGTGCTCATTTATGTAGGATTGCCGTTAGTTGCGGGAATGTACAGCCGTTACTGGATCTTGAAGAATAAAGGACAAGATTGGTTTGAACGCCGATTTTTGAAGTATCTTACCCCTATTTCTATTACTGCCTTACTGATTACATTGGTACTATTGTTTGCTTTCAAAGGAGAACTTATTGTTAGCAATCCTTCACATATTTTATTAATAGCCGTACCGCTCTTTATTCAAACGAATTTCATTTTCTTAATTAGTTATGTAGCAGCGTTAAAGCTGAATCTCTTTTATGAAGATGCCGCACCAGCCGCATTGATAGGAGCTAGCAATCATTTTGAAGTTGCTATTGCTACAGCTGTAATGTTATTTGGTTTAAATTCAGGTGCAGCATTGGCTACAGTCGTTGGTGTTTTGATTGAAGTGCCAGTGATGTTAATGTTGGTTGAGTTTTGCAAACGTACAGCAGCTTGGTTCCCACGAGATCCCGAAAAGGCAACTTTACGCGATCCTCACTGTTTAACAGTGAGCAGTGACTAGTGACCAGTGACCGGGTTTTAATCTCAGTTAAAAGTTTATCGTTGATTAATTTTCATGGCTAATTTTGAGCATCCTCCCAGAATTTTGTTTTTATATGGCTCGTTGCGAGAGCGTTCTTACAGTCGTCTTTTAGCGGAAGAATCTGCTCGAATTATCGAGG from Scytonema hofmannii PCC 7110 carries:
- a CDS encoding dual specificity protein phosphatase family protein, which translates into the protein MEQQLIQPISENVWWVIPNKLAGVRKPVAEELPELQKSGIGAIISVMDDPSNLDVYRQANIPYLWMPIKGGTVPNQEQLQELQNFIDTQNNLNNAVAVHCTNGRRRTGTTLAAYLISTGMSYEDAIQTIYSANPEIELRDAQTSFLRELAGE
- the arsB gene encoding ACR3 family arsenite efflux transporter, with protein sequence MGTHKPHIRTTQVKAGNNLSFFEKYLTVWVFLCIIVGIALGRFFPGVAVALDSMSIYQVSIPIAVCLFFMMYPIMVKIDFSQAANAIRTPKPVILTLVVNWLIKPFTMVVFAQFFLGWLFRPLIAGTDIIRGTDVALSNSYIAGTILLGIAPCTAMVLMWGYLSYGNQGHTLVMVAVNSLAMLFLYAPLGRWLLAANDLTVPWQTIFLSVLIYVGLPLVAGMYSRYWILKNKGQDWFERRFLKYLTPISITALLITLVLLFAFKGELIVSNPSHILLIAVPLFIQTNFIFLISYVAALKLNLFYEDAAPAALIGASNHFEVAIATAVMLFGLNSGAALATVVGVLIEVPVMLMLVEFCKRTAAWFPRDPEKATLRDPHCLTVSSD